A region from the Halobacillus mangrovi genome encodes:
- a CDS encoding DEAD/DEAH box helicase: MIEIQQDKAFIRALTSDLDHPEKLSNWDGFRLAYQAAGYNTVPRFDGLLALDHLPHVNFLDHQIDAAEKVVHHMNGRAILADEVGLGKTLEAGLIMKEYMIRGIARKILILTPASLVNQWVQELNEKFYIQAASPRKKQAAWKDWDVTVTSIDMAKRENHKQEILSISYDLIIIDEAHKLKNHQTKNYQFVQSLKKTYCLLLTATPIQNKLSDLFNLVSILKPGYLGNLTQFKKKYQSDAKKDQNIEHIHSLVGKVMIRNRRKDTGLDSSKRLVTNERLSFTDEEIKLYRELETLKSNHPSFTWLTLAKELCSSREACFMSLKQMKSQANDQQAELYDYFIENLGKLPHHAKAKRMVEIIEKSNDKFIVFTEYRATQFYLQWYLQQHGISSVPFSGKFNKSKRDWMKQLFKNQAQVMIATEAGGEGINLQFCHQMINYDLPWNPMRLEQRIGRIHRFGQEQDVKIYNFAIEGTIEDHIMQMLYKKIEMFKNAVGDLDQILEQIPGGSFDQQVQSIFHQSESQGEIDIKLKNLVSYVEYSINEKRESS, encoded by the coding sequence ATGATCGAAATTCAACAAGATAAAGCATTCATTCGTGCGCTGACCAGTGACCTTGACCATCCCGAAAAACTGTCCAATTGGGATGGTTTTCGACTTGCCTATCAGGCAGCTGGTTATAACACTGTCCCGCGATTCGATGGGTTACTAGCATTAGATCACTTGCCACACGTCAATTTCTTAGATCATCAAATTGATGCTGCCGAAAAAGTCGTCCACCATATGAACGGAAGAGCCATACTCGCAGATGAAGTCGGGCTTGGAAAAACCCTAGAAGCTGGTCTGATCATGAAGGAATACATGATACGGGGAATCGCTCGTAAAATCTTGATTTTGACTCCAGCTTCCCTTGTAAACCAGTGGGTGCAGGAACTAAATGAGAAATTCTATATTCAGGCGGCCTCTCCGAGAAAAAAGCAGGCTGCCTGGAAAGACTGGGATGTTACCGTTACCTCCATTGATATGGCTAAAAGGGAAAACCATAAGCAAGAGATCCTGTCCATATCCTATGATCTAATTATTATCGATGAAGCTCACAAACTAAAGAATCATCAAACGAAAAATTACCAATTCGTGCAATCATTGAAGAAGACCTATTGCTTATTATTGACAGCAACTCCAATCCAAAATAAGTTAAGTGACCTTTTCAATCTTGTATCTATATTAAAACCAGGTTATCTCGGCAACCTCACTCAGTTTAAGAAGAAATACCAATCAGATGCGAAAAAAGATCAAAACATTGAACATATTCACTCCTTAGTTGGAAAAGTAATGATCCGTAATCGAAGAAAAGATACGGGACTTGATTCTTCTAAACGTCTCGTAACAAATGAACGATTGTCGTTTACAGATGAAGAAATAAAACTGTACAGAGAATTAGAAACCTTAAAATCCAACCACCCTTCCTTTACATGGCTCACGCTGGCTAAAGAACTATGTTCGTCACGAGAGGCTTGCTTCATGTCTCTAAAGCAAATGAAATCTCAAGCGAATGACCAGCAAGCAGAATTATATGATTACTTTATTGAAAACCTTGGTAAACTCCCCCATCACGCTAAGGCCAAACGTATGGTTGAGATTATAGAGAAATCAAATGATAAATTTATTGTCTTTACAGAATATCGAGCCACACAGTTTTATTTACAATGGTATTTACAACAGCACGGCATATCATCTGTACCTTTTAGCGGCAAGTTCAATAAAAGTAAAAGAGATTGGATGAAACAGCTTTTTAAAAATCAAGCTCAAGTAATGATTGCAACAGAAGCCGGTGGAGAAGGGATTAATCTTCAGTTCTGCCACCAAATGATCAATTATGACCTCCCATGGAACCCGATGCGATTGGAACAGCGGATTGGACGTATTCATCGTTTCGGACAGGAGCAGGACGTCAAAATCTACAATTTTGCCATTGAAGGAACTATAGAAGATCACATCATGCAGATGCTTTATAAAAAAATTGAGATGTTTAAAAATGCGGTGGGTGACTTGGATCAGATATTGGAGCAGATTCCAGGAGGTTCATTTGACCAGCAAGTTCAATCGATTTTCCATCAATCTGAAAGTCAGGGAGAGATCGACATTAAACTAAAAAATCTCGTGAGCTATGTAGAATACTCCATAAATGAAAAGAGGGAGTCGAGTTGA
- the gcvT gene encoding glycine cleavage system aminomethyltransferase GcvT, producing MSDLKRTPLYPEYEKHGAKTIDFGGWDLPVQFSSIKEEHEATRSRAGLFDVSHMGEVVVKGKDSLSFLQKMLTNDVSKLEPGKAQYTIMCYEDGGTVDDLIVYQLEEENYLLVVNAANRQKDFDWLKEHAEGDVQLEDVSDEYVQLALQGPAAEETLQSLTDTKLSTIKFFRFKSDVQFKGVKDGGIVSRTGYTGEDGFEIYLPSRSGADLWQAILQAGESHGVKPVGLGARDTLRFEANLALYGQELSKDISPIEAGLNFAVKVNKEEDFIGKDALKKQKEEGPSRKLVGIEMIDKGIPRTHYEVLNGDEKIGFVTTGTQSPTLGKNVGLALLNREYAEIGTEVTVQVRKRKLKAKVVDTPFYKR from the coding sequence ATGTCCGATTTAAAACGAACACCGCTTTATCCTGAATATGAAAAGCATGGAGCAAAAACGATAGATTTCGGAGGCTGGGACTTGCCAGTACAATTCTCTAGCATTAAAGAGGAGCATGAAGCAACGCGAAGCCGTGCAGGTCTTTTTGATGTTTCTCACATGGGAGAAGTAGTGGTTAAAGGGAAGGACAGTCTAAGTTTTCTGCAGAAAATGCTCACCAACGATGTATCCAAATTAGAACCAGGTAAAGCACAGTATACGATTATGTGCTATGAAGACGGCGGGACCGTCGATGATTTGATTGTCTACCAATTGGAAGAAGAGAACTACTTGCTTGTCGTGAATGCAGCGAATCGACAGAAAGATTTTGATTGGTTGAAAGAGCATGCTGAAGGTGACGTTCAGTTGGAAGATGTATCTGATGAGTATGTACAGCTTGCTCTTCAAGGTCCCGCAGCAGAAGAAACACTGCAATCTTTAACTGATACAAAATTATCCACGATCAAGTTCTTTCGTTTTAAATCTGACGTTCAATTCAAAGGTGTAAAAGATGGAGGCATCGTTTCTCGTACTGGATATACGGGTGAAGATGGTTTTGAAATTTATCTGCCTTCCCGCTCTGGTGCAGATCTTTGGCAGGCAATCTTACAGGCTGGAGAGTCACATGGAGTAAAACCGGTAGGCCTTGGAGCGCGTGATACGTTGCGATTTGAAGCCAATCTTGCCTTATATGGGCAAGAACTCAGTAAAGACATATCCCCAATTGAAGCTGGGTTGAATTTTGCTGTCAAAGTAAATAAAGAGGAAGATTTTATTGGTAAAGATGCTTTGAAGAAGCAAAAAGAAGAAGGACCCTCTCGGAAGCTGGTAGGAATTGAAATGATTGATAAAGGTATTCCCCGAACTCATTATGAAGTTCTGAATGGGGATGAGAAAATTGGTTTTGTAACAACAGGGACACAGTCTCCTACGCTTGGAAAAAATGTCGGCTTAGCCCTGCTTAACAGAGAGTATGCAGAAATAGGGACAGAGGTAACAGTGCAAGTCCGTAAAAGAAAGCTTAAAGCTAAAGTTGTAGATACACCTTTCTATAAACGATAA
- the gcvPA gene encoding aminomethyl-transferring glycine dehydrogenase subunit GcvPA — protein MEFRYLPMTDRDKKDMLQRIGVQSSEELFSDIPESIRFKGDLDIKEPRNEFQLTKELTELAGQNVNLNTHTSFLGAGVYDHYIPSIVDHVISRSEFYTAYTPYQPEISQGELQAIFEFQTMICELTGMDVANSSMYDGGTALAEAVNLSAGQTKKKKVLVSKAIHPESLAVIHSYVKGPGVEVVEIDYKDGLTDLDQLEKELDENTASVVLQYPNFFGLIEPLDQVRELVDSQKKALLITSSNPLSLGYLTPPGEFGADIVVGDAQVFGIPAQFGGPHCGYFATAKKLMRKVPGRLVGQTVDEDGRRGFVLTLQAREQHIRRDKATSNICSNQALNALASSVAMSSLGKQGLKKMAWMNIQKAAYMKKQLTENGLEVAFDGPFFNELVVRVGKDVSKINRHLLQKGFIGGFDLSQTHEELKGHMLIAVTEIRTKEEIDQFAKELGDTHD, from the coding sequence ATGGAATTTCGCTATTTACCAATGACGGATCGAGACAAAAAAGACATGTTACAACGTATCGGTGTTCAGTCATCTGAAGAATTGTTTTCTGATATTCCAGAATCTATCCGATTTAAGGGTGATCTGGACATTAAAGAACCAAGAAATGAGTTTCAATTGACGAAAGAATTAACTGAGCTTGCCGGTCAAAATGTGAATTTAAACACACACACTTCTTTTTTAGGCGCTGGGGTTTATGATCATTACATCCCGTCGATCGTAGATCACGTCATTTCCAGATCAGAGTTTTACACGGCTTATACGCCTTACCAGCCGGAAATTTCTCAGGGGGAGCTGCAAGCAATATTTGAGTTTCAGACGATGATTTGTGAACTGACTGGCATGGATGTTGCTAACTCTTCCATGTATGACGGAGGTACAGCTCTTGCCGAAGCGGTCAACCTTTCCGCGGGCCAGACGAAAAAGAAAAAGGTGTTGGTTTCAAAAGCTATTCACCCTGAATCATTAGCAGTCATTCATTCTTATGTGAAAGGACCCGGGGTAGAGGTAGTCGAAATCGATTACAAAGACGGCCTCACAGACCTGGATCAGCTTGAAAAGGAATTGGACGAAAATACAGCGAGTGTAGTCTTGCAGTATCCAAATTTCTTTGGACTAATCGAGCCACTTGATCAAGTAAGAGAGCTTGTTGACTCTCAGAAAAAAGCTTTGTTGATTACATCCAGTAATCCACTTTCCCTTGGTTATCTAACTCCGCCGGGAGAATTTGGTGCGGATATTGTGGTTGGAGATGCTCAAGTGTTTGGCATTCCTGCTCAGTTTGGTGGCCCACATTGTGGTTATTTTGCAACTGCGAAAAAGCTAATGCGTAAAGTTCCAGGGCGTCTTGTTGGTCAAACGGTCGATGAAGATGGCCGACGTGGTTTCGTACTAACCCTTCAAGCACGTGAACAGCATATTCGCCGTGATAAAGCAACGTCCAACATTTGTTCAAACCAGGCTTTAAATGCTCTGGCTTCTTCTGTAGCCATGTCATCTCTCGGTAAACAAGGACTTAAGAAAATGGCATGGATGAATATTCAAAAAGCGGCCTATATGAAAAAGCAATTGACCGAAAATGGGCTTGAAGTCGCGTTTGACGGGCCATTCTTTAACGAATTAGTTGTTCGAGTCGGAAAAGACGTTTCTAAAATAAATAGACATCTACTTCAGAAAGGTTTCATTGGCGGATTTGATCTCAGTCAGACACACGAGGAGCTCAAAGGTCATATGCTCATTGCGGTAACAGAGATTAGAACGAAAGAAGAAATTGATCAATTTGCTAAAGAATTGGGGGATACGCATGACTAA
- the gcvPB gene encoding aminomethyl-transferring glycine dehydrogenase subunit GcvPB, with protein MTNQDFPLIFELSQESRTGFSLPDLDVPESDVDSMIGNSFTRKSEPDLPEVSELQIMRHYTALSKRNHGVDSGFYPLGSCTMKYNPKMNEDVARLAGFSHIHPYQSVETVQGALHLMYDLQESLTSITGMHTVTLQPAAGAHGEWTGLMMIKAYHEANGDYDRTKVIVPDSAHGTNPASATVAGFEAVTVKSDDRGLVDLDDLKRVVDQQTAALMLTNPNTLGLFEEDIEEMAAIVHEAGGKLYYDGANLNAILGYARPGDMGFDVVHLNLHKTFTGPHGGGGPGSGPVGVTAELEPYLPKPILTKKNEQYEFDYDRPKSIGRVKPYYGNFGINVRAYTYIRTMGPEGLKKVSEYAVINANYMMRRLQEEFDLPFDRHCKHEFILSGKRQKKLGVRTLDIAKRLLDFGYHPPTIYFPINVEEALMIEPTETESKETLDAFVDAMIQISKEAEEDPEKVQEAPHTTIVSRMDETLAARKPVLRYSKES; from the coding sequence ATGACTAATCAGGACTTTCCATTAATTTTTGAACTAAGTCAAGAAAGTCGTACAGGATTCAGCTTACCTGATCTAGATGTACCTGAGTCTGATGTGGACAGTATGATTGGTAATAGTTTCACACGGAAAAGTGAACCAGATTTACCTGAAGTCAGTGAGCTTCAGATTATGAGACATTATACGGCGCTTTCAAAAAGGAATCATGGAGTTGATTCCGGCTTTTATCCCCTCGGTTCTTGTACGATGAAGTATAACCCTAAAATGAACGAGGATGTGGCGCGTTTAGCAGGTTTTAGTCATATTCATCCTTATCAGTCAGTTGAAACTGTACAAGGGGCCCTGCATTTGATGTATGACCTCCAAGAGTCACTGACTTCTATTACGGGAATGCATACCGTTACTCTTCAACCTGCCGCCGGAGCCCATGGAGAGTGGACGGGATTAATGATGATCAAAGCTTATCATGAAGCAAATGGTGATTACGATCGGACTAAAGTGATCGTACCGGATTCGGCACATGGAACAAACCCTGCATCTGCTACTGTTGCCGGTTTTGAAGCCGTCACAGTTAAATCAGACGATAGAGGTTTGGTGGACTTGGATGATTTGAAGAGGGTCGTCGACCAGCAGACAGCGGCTCTAATGCTGACTAATCCAAATACATTAGGTCTGTTTGAAGAGGACATTGAAGAGATGGCTGCGATTGTTCATGAAGCGGGTGGGAAATTATATTATGATGGCGCAAATCTTAACGCCATTCTCGGCTATGCACGACCGGGAGACATGGGATTTGATGTCGTTCACTTGAACCTTCACAAAACCTTTACAGGGCCACATGGCGGTGGTGGTCCTGGATCTGGACCGGTTGGTGTGACGGCTGAATTAGAACCGTATTTACCTAAGCCAATTTTAACGAAGAAAAATGAACAGTATGAATTTGATTATGATCGGCCGAAGTCGATTGGACGGGTTAAACCTTATTACGGCAACTTTGGGATTAACGTTCGTGCCTATACGTACATTCGAACGATGGGGCCAGAAGGGTTGAAGAAGGTCAGCGAATATGCCGTTATTAATGCCAATTACATGATGCGTCGCTTACAGGAAGAATTTGATCTTCCATTTGATCGTCACTGTAAGCACGAATTCATCCTATCTGGAAAACGCCAAAAGAAACTGGGTGTACGTACGTTGGATATTGCCAAACGTCTACTCGATTTTGGTTATCATCCGCCAACCATATACTTCCCAATAAACGTTGAAGAAGCGCTTATGATCGAACCGACCGAAACAGAATCGAAGGAAACCCTGGATGCGTTTGTAGACGCTATGATCCAAATTTCTAAAGAGGCAGAGGAAGACCCTGAGAAGGTTCAGGAAGCTCCTCATACAACTATTGTGAGCCGTATGGACGAGACATTAGCTGCTCGTAAACCTGTATTGAGGTATTCAAAAGAGTCATAA